One part of the Oncorhynchus tshawytscha isolate Ot180627B unplaced genomic scaffold, Otsh_v2.0 Un_contig_12278_pilon_pilon, whole genome shotgun sequence genome encodes these proteins:
- the LOC112241256 gene encoding zinc finger protein 239 isoform X1: MSIVVVSVSNVLLQAQIKRPLTSTVRTNPACFFPSTPSLNLQSLGPDCDSGAQFALQDPEMASVNLEDCSQTLELNVIIKDEEEEEEIGTSVSHGDHVETFSTSREQQQEGHRAKRSHHCPHCEEIFPILSKLKIHLKIHTGEKPYSCSDCGGRFSRLDTLKCHHRIHTGEKPYSCFDCGKCFKTSTELKSHQRRHTGEKPYSCSDCGESFSRLDTLKCHQQMHTGVKPYSCSECGKSFSQQGNLKTHQRIHKGEKPYSCSDCGKGFKTSTELKSHQRTHTGEKPHYCSDCGASFSQLSNLRRHQRIHKGEKPYHCSDCGTSFSQLSNLKTHQRIHKGEKFSQTS, translated from the exons ATGTCAATAGTGGTTGTGTCcgtttcaaatgtattattacaG GCTCAGATTAAGAGGCCGTTAACGTCAACAGTGAGGACAAACCCAGCCTGCTTCTTTCCTTCAACACCGAGTCTGAACCTACAGTCACTGGGTCCTGATTGTGACAGTGGAGCCCAGTTTGCActgcaggatccagagatggcatcagtgaatctggaagactgcagtcaaacactggagctgaatgtcatcattaaagatgaagaagaggaggaggagattggTACATCTGTTAGTCATG GGGACCATGTTGAGACATTCTCTACATCCAGAGAGCAACAGCAGGAGGGTCACAGAGCTAAGAGGTCTCACCACTGCCCACATTGTGAGGAGATTTTCCCAATTCTATCAAAGCTAAAAATACATCtaaaaatacacacaggagagaagccttactcctgctccgACTGTGGGGGGAGATTCTCCCGATTGGATACCTTAAAATGTCACCACCgaatacatacaggagagaagccttactcctgctttGACTGTGGTAAATGCTTTAAAACATCAACTGAGCTAAAATCTCATCAGCgaagacacacaggagagaagccttactcctgctctgactgtggagagAGTTTCTCCAGATTGGATACCttaaaatgtcaccaacaaatGCATACAGGagtgaagccttactcctgctctgaatgtggaaagagtttctctcAACAGGGCAACTTAAAAACACACCAACGTATACAtaaaggagagaagccttactcctgctctgactgtgggaaaggCTTTAAAACATCAACTGAGCTAAAATCTCACCAGagaactcacacaggagagaagcctcactactgctctgactgtggggcgAGTTTCTCTCAATTGAGCAATTTAAGAAGACACCAACGCATACAtaaaggagagaagccttaccactgctctgactgtgggacgAGTTTCTCTCAATTGAGCAACTTAAAAACGCACCAACGCATACATAAAGGAGAGAAGTTCTCTCAGACCAGCTAA